From a single Paraburkholderia youngii genomic region:
- a CDS encoding PRC-barrel domain-containing protein: MSTLDPQGTASGGGAEIVGGGRGDGPGPEVMAAATLKGTQVISSDGEDVGKISHIMLDVRSGRVAYAVLSEGGFLGMGSNLHAIPWNALTLDTDAECFRVSIAAQRIKDDPGFDKDHWPAMADASWGNTLHEYYNRDPYWSPTRRGVDELPPTDI, translated from the coding sequence ATGAGCACACTAGACCCGCAAGGCACCGCGTCCGGCGGAGGGGCCGAGATTGTCGGTGGCGGCAGGGGCGATGGCCCCGGTCCGGAGGTTATGGCCGCAGCGACGCTCAAAGGCACGCAGGTGATTTCATCGGACGGCGAGGACGTCGGTAAGATTTCACACATCATGCTTGACGTGCGCAGCGGCAGGGTTGCATACGCGGTTCTATCCGAAGGCGGATTTCTTGGGATGGGCAGCAACCTGCATGCGATTCCCTGGAACGCACTCACCCTTGATACGGACGCGGAGTGTTTTCGCGTCAGCATTGCTGCCCAACGAATCAAGGATGATCCCGGCTTCGACAAGGATCACTGGCCGGCAATGGCGGATGCGTCGTGGGGCAACACGCTTCATGAGTACTACAACCGCGACCCTTACTGGTCGCCGACGCGCCGCGGGGTTGACGAATTGCCGCCCACTGACATCTGA